ATTCCCGCATTGTTTCGACGCCCGCCCGAAAGCAACATGTCGTTGCGAGGCGAAGCACACTCCTCCTTCTGTTTGCGACCATATGGCCGCGGTAATGAACGGGCGTCCCTTACGCTGGATTTGGCAGACTTGCATGACACAGGCCGTCTATTGCCCATCAATTGAGAATTCGCGGTGAAGACGGAGATCAGGCATCGATTTGTTCACATTTCCCGGGAGCAAGGAAGATGAAGTCGTTTGGCTTCCCGTCGACGAATTCGCCGATGGCACAATCGAAGTGCGGGCGCGCGGGCGCGACGTGCTGCAAGGAAGTCTTGCCGGCATCGTATTTCACGGCGCCGACAAGTCCTACGACAATATATATGCCCGATCGTTTAATTTCGTGGCCGCCGACCCAGTGAGGAAAAGCCACGCGGTGCAGCATGCCTTTGTGCCAGAGTTTGACTGGCAAAGATTGAGAAAAGAGCGGAATGGCGTTTACGAGAGCAGCATTGAAAACACCCTCGAATCGGCTGACTGGTTTAACTGCCCGCTATAGCGTGACTTATACCGCAATATTCGCCTTTGCTCGGCGCTCGGCGAGTTCGGCGGACATTTTGAGCGTGGTGGTTTTGTTCAAACTGCACGCGGCGATGGCGAGCATGCCGCCAATATATAGCAACCCGACCATGACACTGCTCGACACATGGTAACCGCTGATCGCATTCGGCGCGCTCGATGCGTGCGTGTCGTAATTCCACAGACCCTCCATTATCCAGAGGAAACACGCGGAGCCGAGCGCGAGGCCCGTTTTCAGCGAAAAGCCGATGGTCGCAAACACCATGCCGGTGAAGCGCCGCCCGGTTTGCCATTCGGAATAATCGGCGGCGTCGGCATACATCGCCCAAGCCACCGCGATGGTCGGCGCATAAAAAATGGAGCCCGTAATCGCGAGTGCCAACATGCCGAATGTCGCGGTCGGCGGCAGCAGGTAGAGGGCGAAGGCATTCAGCGCAGACAGGCCGAAACCGGTCGCGATCACGGCTTTCTTGCCGAATCGTTTCGAGAGGCCGGTCGAGAGGATGATTACGATGATCGTCGTGGCCGTGCCCGCCATGTTGATGATGCTGTTGAACACATCGGCGGCGTTGGAGCTCGCGGCGGTCTCGCGCGTGCCGTGCACGACGTAGCCGAGAAATTCAAGCAGCCCGCCCTGCGACGCGAGTTCCGGCGTGGTCAGCCCGAACATCGCCACGAAGTCGAATATCGCGGCCTTGTCGGCGTAGTGGTGATAATAATTATAATGCGCGCCGCCGCGATAAGTGAGCATCGCGAAATTAAAAACGGTATATATAACCAGCGCGATCCACGGGCGGTTTTTGAGCAAATCCAGAAAATCCTGTTTTGGCGACGACTTCACCTCGCTCACCGGCGCGATGCGTTCGCGTGTGGTGAGGAAGGTTATGAAAAACAACACGAGGCACAATACCGCCCAGAGCAACATGACCATTTGCCAGCCATGCTGGCGGTCGCCGCCCGAGGCCGCGGCGAACTTGGCGACAAGCGGCAGTGTGAGGCCGCCGACGATGAACTGCGCGATGTTGACGGAGACGAAACGGTAGGAATTGAGCTTTGTGCGCTCGTGCAAGTCCGCCGTCATGACGCCACCCAACGCCGAGTAAGGCATGTTGTTCATCGAGTAGAGCGTCATCAAAATTGTGTTGGTGATGCCGGCGTAAGCAATCATGGCGGCGGTGCTCCAGCCGTCGGGCGTGGTGTAGGCGAGCACCATGCACACGGCCCACGGGATCGACGTCCACAATATCCACGGGCGGAACTTGCCCCATCGCGTCTTCGTGCGGTCGGCGAGGATGCCCATGATCGGATCGAAAATGGCGTCCCACAAACGCGGCCACAGGAGGATGGCGGCGGCCGCGCCGGCGCTCAGGCCGAAAATATCGGTATAAAAATTAAGCTGAAACAGCACCATCGTCATAAAGACGAAATTTGCCGCCGCATCGCCTGCGCTATAGCCGGCTTTCTCAACGAAGGATAGTTTCGGGGTTTGGGAATCCATGGGATTCAAAATAGGGGTTGTTATGGGAGGGCGAGATTTCGGAGCCGCGAAGGCGAATACTGGCACAACGCAGCCTGCTTGGGCAGCCAAGACGCTTGTTTCAACCAAGGCAATTCCTGTCGAATACTAACATTAGAATCGATCATGAAATTTTCTTTTTTGGAGGCGTGATTCTATTATGAGACTTGAAAATCGGGCCGGCCCTTGGTGCTATATGGACGCGCATCAATCGCCGCCCCATGTCAAATCATCGCATAACCCTCGCCGATGTCGCTCGCAAGGCGGGCGTCCACGTCACCACCGTTTCAATGGCCCTGCGCAACCACCCGCGCCTGCCCGCCAAGACGCGCGAGCGCCTTCAGGCCATTGCGAAAAAATTGGGGTATGTGCATGACCCACTAATGCAGGCACTCGTTGCGTATAGGCGCAATATCATGTCGCACAAAAATCCGCCCACGCTGGCCTACGTGACCAATTGGAATACGCGCTACGGCTGGCAAAAAGTGACTGCGCACCCGGATTTTTACGCCGGCGCGCTCGCGAAAGCCCAGGAACTCGGCTACAAGCTCGCCCATTTCTGGCTGCGCGAGGAGGGCATGACGCACGATCGTCTTAACAGCATTCTCCAAAACCGCGGTATCAACGGTATTATCCTCGCCTCGCACGTGCGCGAGATCGACGTCACGCTGCAATTCGACTGGTCGCGTTTCGCCGCCATCAAGATTGATTATTTTCCGCATCACCCCGAATTGCACAACGTGACCAACAACCAGTTTCAGATTATCCGCCTCGCCATGCAAAAAGTGCGCGAGGCCGGCTACCGGCGCGTCGGCATGGTGATGGACGAGGGCTGGGACATCACGGTCGATCACCGCTGGCAGGCTGGATATACATGGGAGCAGCAATTCCACGCCGTGCGCGACCGCATACCACCGTATCTGTTGCCGAACAAAATCCCTTTTTGCGACTGGCTGAAAAAACACCGTCCGGAGGTGATCATCAGCAAGGCCGAGTTTGTGCAGCCGCTCTTCGCCCAGCTCAAACTCTCCGTGCCGCGCGATGTTGCCTTTGTTGATATTTTTCTGGAAGGGCAGCCCGGCAAAGTCGCGGGCGTACGGCAAAACCATGAGACGGTCGGCGCACTCGCCGTAGAGCTCGTCGCGGGCCAGCTCCAGCAAAACAAATACGGTATCCCGGAAATCCCCACGACGACCTTCGTCGAGGGCACGTGGTTCGAAGGCGCCTCGTGCCCCTCGCGGCGGGATTGATGCGGACTATCCGACGGCGCGAGCGGTGAAAAGCGGGCGCATCGCAGCGCCGAGTTGGTCTTGCAAGGTTTGTAACTTGCGGTAGCGTGCGGCGTGTTTTTTGTCCGGCAGCGTGCGCGTGGTTTCGTCCACGGCGACGATGCGGGCGGCCAAGTCGGAGAGCTTGGTTTTGATGCGGCCTTCGCGAATGGCGTGGCACCAGGCGGCTTGGAGTGCGCCGCCGAGCGCGGCCCCTTCGTCCTCCTTCATCGCGACGACGGGCACGCCGAAAACATCGGCCATGATTTGCCGCCAGACAGCGGTTTTCGCGCCGCCGCCGGTCACGCGGATTTCGCGCGCTTTCACGCCGAGCGCAGCGAGGCGGCGTAAGCCGTAGTTCATGCCGAGCGTCGCGCCTTCCATCGCGGCGCGGGCAAAGTGGGACGCGCTGAAATTGGCGGCATTGAGCCCGAAGAGAACACCGGCGCCATCCGGGACGTTGGGTGTGCGCTCGCCCGCGAGATAGGGGAGCAGCAGCAGTCCGTCCGCACCGGGCCGCGTGCCGGCGACGGCGCGGTCCATCGCGGCGTGATCCTGGTTGAACAGCGCGCGGACATGCTCGGTGACAGTGGTCACGTTCATCGTGCAAAGCAGCGGCAGCCAGCCGCCGTCGGACGAGCAGAAGGCGGCGATCTCGCCGTCCGGGTCAACGACCGGCTTCGCCGCGCGGGCATAGATCGTGCCGCTTGTGCCAAAGCTGGCCGTGACGACGCCGGGCGCGACGTTGCCGGTGCCGATGGCCCCCATCATGTTGTCGCCGCCGCCCGCGCTGACGATCACGTCGCTGGAAAAACCAAAACGCCGCGCCAGTTCGGGGCGCAGCACACCGGCTGCCTCGTGCGAGGCGGAGAGCGGCGGCAGAAAATCGGCGAGATTTTTGTCAATGGCGGCGATGGCGGCGGGCGACCATGCGCGGCGGCGCACGTCCATGAGCGCGGTGCCGGAGGCGTCGCCGTGTTCCATAAAATAGTTTCCGGTGAGGTGAAAATTCAAATAATCGTGCGGAAGCAGCACGTGGCGCAGGCGGCGGTAGTTGCGCGGCTCGTGCCGTTTCAGCCAGAAAATTTTCGGCGCGGTGTAGCCCGGCAGAAAGGGCAGGCCGGTTTTGCGCAGGACAGCCTTTGCGCCGCCGAGTTTTTTCGTGAGCAAATCGCATTCGCGGGCCGTGCTCGTGTCGCACCAGAGCTTCGCGGGGCGGATCACCGCGCCACCCGCGTCGAGCGGGACAAAGCCGTGCTGCTGGCCCGATATGCCGATGCCGCGCACGCGGGTGCGCTGATCGGCGGTGAGTTGGGCGGACATGCCTTCGAGGACATGGTCGAGTGCCGCCGCCCAGTCCTGCGGATGCTGTTCCATGTGGCCGGCGGGCAGGCCGGTGATGAGCGCGTGCGGCGCGCGCGCCTCCGCGAGCACCGCGCCGCTGTCCAGGTCGAGCGCAATGCCTTTTGTGCTTTGGGTTCCGGAGTCGATGCCGATGTAGAGGGACATGGTGATTATATAATAAAGCCGCCCGCGAATCGTTTCCGGGCGGCAGGGGATGTATATTATGGCTGGATTATATATAACGCAGCAGAATGCTTTCGCAAAGCTCCTGCTTGCCGCTGCGGGGCGCGACCTCGCCCTGCTCGCGCGCGATGCGGTGCAGGTCGGCCAGAGAGAGCTTGCCCTGTTCGTAGTCGCGTCCGGCGCCGGTGTCGAACGTGGCGTAGCGTTGTTTTTTCATCGCGGGGAGCGGTGACTCGTTGAGGAGCTTTTCGGCGGCGATGGCGGCGCGGGCAAAGGCGTCCATGCCGGCGATGTGCGCGATAAAAAGATCCTCGATGTCGGTCGAGTTACGGCGAATCTTCGCATCGAAATTGATGCCTCCGTCCTTGAATCCGCCCGCTTGCAGAATGATGGACATCGCCTCCGTGAGCTCGACCGGGTCGATGGGGAACTGGTCGGTGTCCCAGCCGTTCTGCGGATCGCCGCGGTTGGCGTCGATGCTGCCGAGCACGCCCGCGTCGGCGGCGACTTGCAACTCGTGCGGGAAGGTGTGCCCGGCGAGCGTGGCGTGGTTGACCTCGATGTTGAGCTGGAAATCGCCGAGCAGGCCGAACTCGCGCAGGAAGCCGATCACGGTCGCGGAGTCATAGTCGTATTGATGCTTGGTCGGTTCGCAGGGCTTTGGCTCAATGAAGAACTTGCCCTTGAAGCCTTGGGCGCGGGCGTAGTCGCGGGCGATGGTGAGGAAACGCGCGAAATGTTCGCGCTCGCGTTTCATGTCGGTGTTCAGGAGCGACATGTAGCCCTCGCGACCGCCCCAGAAAACATAGTTCTCGCCGCCGAGCGCGATGGTGGCGTCGATGGCCGACTTGAGCTGCGCGCCGGCGCGGGCGAGGATCGGAAATTCCGGGTTGGTCGCCGCGCCGTTCATGTAGCGCGGATTACTGAATAGATTGGCCGTGCCCCAGAGCAGTTTCACGCCGGAGGCCGCCTGCTTTTCCTTTGCATAGTCAACGATGGCTTGAAGGCGTTCTTCGGACTCGGCGAGCGTGGGTGCCTCGTCAACCAGGTCGGCGTCGTGGAAACAATAATACGGCGCGCCGAGCTTGGTGATGAACTCGAAGGCCGCGTCCATCTTGTCGCGGGCGCGCTGCACGGGATCGGAGGCGGCAAGCCACGGCATGGGCCGTGTCGGCGCGCCGAAGGGATCGGTGCCGTTCGCGCAGAAGCTGTGCCAGTAGGCGACAGCGAAGCGCAGCAACCCGCCCAGCGGACGGCCTGCGACGACGCGCTTCTCGTCATAATAACGAAAGGCGAGCGGATTGACACTCTGCGGCCCTTCGTAGGCGATGGGGCCGATGCCGGGAAAATACTCGCGGCTGCCGGTGGTGAGGTGCGTGCTCATAAGTCGGGATGAATTTTGGGAGGTTGATAAACGGGAGAAACACGGGCGGCATTTCTCCTGAATGAGCGCCCATTATAGCCGGGCGCGCCGGGGATTTGCTTTCACAAAAAGACATCTTTCCGTCATCATTAGCACGATAGGATAGGGTAGAGAAAGAATAAGTGGCAAGTGACAAGTATCAAAATGAAGTCACCGGCGCGAAGCGCCCGCATCCTTTCTTATCACTTCTTCTTATCTGGAACTTCTTTCCTGCCTCCGATACGCCGATGGCGTGAGGCCCTGCACCTGGTGGAATTGCCGCGCGAAATAATTGCTGTCCGCGTAGCCACACTCCAGCGCGATGTCGGTGATATCCAGCGTGGTCTGGCGCAGCAGCCGCCGCGCCGCCGCGACCCGCAGGCCGATGATGAAATCGATGGGCGACTGCCCCGTGGCCCGCCGGAACGTCAGCAGCAAATTCGTGCGCGACAGCCCCGCGCGCGCGGCGAGCTGTTCGAGCGTCCACGGCTCATGATACCGCTGCTCCAGCAAACTCACCAATTCGCCCACACGCAGCAGCGCCCGGCTTTCCGTCGAACCGCTTGCGCCGTAATGCCGCGAAAGGAACACCATCAATTCGACCAGCAGCGCCAGCAACACCGCCTCGTGGCCGTCGCGTACGTTTTGCTTTCCCTCCGTCACGTTTCCGCACTCAGCCTCCATCCGCTCGACCAGCGCTTCGGCCCTGGCCAGTTCGCTTCGGCTCAACCGCAGCCGGCTGGAAAAGCGGTGCGCCTTGCGAAACGCCGGCTCCAGCATGAACAACGCGCTGTAGCCCGGCAGCCTCCGCAGCAATCCCGTCGGAAGCGGAATTCGCGTGGGGTCATACATCACATTCAACAAAACCAGCCCATCCCGCTCGCGAAAGCAGTGGACCTGCTCGCCCTGGACAACAAACACGTCGCCCGTGGAGACGTGAAACGCTCCGCCCTCCAGCAAATGCCGTCCACGCCCGCCGACAACAATGACCAGCTCGCAAAAATCGTGCCAGTGCTCGATCTCCGTGACATCATGCGGATGCGCCGGAGCTCCCGCCGCAAGCGTCGCGACACGACGCACGGTGACGGGGAATCCCCCCTCGCCGAAATAATCAACGCCTTTAGCAAGCAGTGCCATGTATTGGGCAAACCTGCACTATAGGACGGAAACAAGCAAGCCTGTCCCAAAGCGCGTGCGCATCAACGTCATGTTACTGTTATCAGATAATGAGCGGTTTGAGGAGTGTGGGCCTTCTCCTTTAAAGTCTATAGTTAGAACATATTAAACATTGCGCGGTCCGGTATCTCGTCGTGTTTTCGCTTGTTCGCAAGCCTTGGCCCTTGACCGCACAAAATACCCTCTGCCACTCTTGTAAATACGCCGGGTCTTCCGATTTGCACGAACGATTTCCATTCAATCCCGTCATGAGAAAACCCCCTGCCGCGATAGCCCCTGTTATCCTGATATTTTTCGTCCTTGTTAATTGGACACTGAGCGCAGTGCCTCTGCGCCGCCCTGTGTCTCCGACAACGCCGATGTATTTGATTCATGCGTTATATCCCTATGACGCACAGCGCATCATTGATGCGATTCCGGCCGATATCCGACCCTATGTCGTACTCAACCTTGCGATGCGGGCCGCGAATGGCGATGGCTATGAAGTGGCCGACGCTTGGCTGAACACCTGCGCGCAGAACGGGATCTGGGCGATGGTGCAGCCGAGTTCGGGCGTGGACAACAGCATGTCGGACACCGACCTCACGAATTACGAGAAGCTGTATCAAAAGTATCCGAATATGGTCGGCTACAATTTTTGCGAGCAAACATGGGGGTTTGATAACACATCCTTTGCGCAACGCTTGGGTTTCTACTGCCAGCTGCTGAGCTTGGCCGACACATATGGCGGATACTTGTATATCAACGATTGCTTTTCGCTCAGTAACACGGCTTGGAATTCAATCTCAAAGTTCAAGGCCAGCCAGGACTTCGCAAATCGCACGAAAACCTACAAGGCGAACTTCATCTTCGGAAACAAGTTCACCCACTCCTACGGTTATTACGACAACCAAAGCGGGGCGCTAGGGGTTTTCTTGTCGGGCCATGCGGGCAATTATGCAGTGCGGTTCGATCAATTTGCCTGGGGCTGGAGCGGAAGAGGGCAGGTTTTCGGCGTGGAAAATCCCACTGGCCGAATGGAAGGCTATGGGTATAACACGTTGTTGGCTTGCCCG
This genomic stretch from Termitidicoccus mucosus harbors:
- a CDS encoding MFS transporter: MDSQTPKLSFVEKAGYSAGDAAANFVFMTMVLFQLNFYTDIFGLSAGAAAAILLWPRLWDAIFDPIMGILADRTKTRWGKFRPWILWTSIPWAVCMVLAYTTPDGWSTAAMIAYAGITNTILMTLYSMNNMPYSALGGVMTADLHERTKLNSYRFVSVNIAQFIVGGLTLPLVAKFAAASGGDRQHGWQMVMLLWAVLCLVLFFITFLTTRERIAPVSEVKSSPKQDFLDLLKNRPWIALVIYTVFNFAMLTYRGGAHYNYYHHYADKAAIFDFVAMFGLTTPELASQGGLLEFLGYVVHGTRETAASSNAADVFNSIINMAGTATTIIVIILSTGLSKRFGKKAVIATGFGLSALNAFALYLLPPTATFGMLALAITGSIFYAPTIAVAWAMYADAADYSEWQTGRRFTGMVFATIGFSLKTGLALGSACFLWIMEGLWNYDTHASSAPNAISGYHVSSSVMVGLLYIGGMLAIAACSLNKTTTLKMSAELAERRAKANIAV
- a CDS encoding LacI family DNA-binding transcriptional regulator, with the translated sequence MSNHRITLADVARKAGVHVTTVSMALRNHPRLPAKTRERLQAIAKKLGYVHDPLMQALVAYRRNIMSHKNPPTLAYVTNWNTRYGWQKVTAHPDFYAGALAKAQELGYKLAHFWLREEGMTHDRLNSILQNRGINGIILASHVREIDVTLQFDWSRFAAIKIDYFPHHPELHNVTNNQFQIIRLAMQKVREAGYRRVGMVMDEGWDITVDHRWQAGYTWEQQFHAVRDRIPPYLLPNKIPFCDWLKKHRPEVIISKAEFVQPLFAQLKLSVPRDVAFVDIFLEGQPGKVAGVRQNHETVGALAVELVAGQLQQNKYGIPEIPTTTFVEGTWFEGASCPSRRD
- the xylB gene encoding xylulokinase, translated to MSLYIGIDSGTQSTKGIALDLDSGAVLAEARAPHALITGLPAGHMEQHPQDWAAALDHVLEGMSAQLTADQRTRVRGIGISGQQHGFVPLDAGGAVIRPAKLWCDTSTARECDLLTKKLGGAKAVLRKTGLPFLPGYTAPKIFWLKRHEPRNYRRLRHVLLPHDYLNFHLTGNYFMEHGDASGTALMDVRRRAWSPAAIAAIDKNLADFLPPLSASHEAAGVLRPELARRFGFSSDVIVSAGGGDNMMGAIGTGNVAPGVVTASFGTSGTIYARAAKPVVDPDGEIAAFCSSDGGWLPLLCTMNVTTVTEHVRALFNQDHAAMDRAVAGTRPGADGLLLLPYLAGERTPNVPDGAGVLFGLNAANFSASHFARAAMEGATLGMNYGLRRLAALGVKAREIRVTGGGAKTAVWRQIMADVFGVPVVAMKEDEGAALGGALQAAWCHAIREGRIKTKLSDLAARIVAVDETTRTLPDKKHAARYRKLQTLQDQLGAAMRPLFTARAVG
- the xylA gene encoding xylose isomerase, giving the protein MSTHLTTGSREYFPGIGPIAYEGPQSVNPLAFRYYDEKRVVAGRPLGGLLRFAVAYWHSFCANGTDPFGAPTRPMPWLAASDPVQRARDKMDAAFEFITKLGAPYYCFHDADLVDEAPTLAESEERLQAIVDYAKEKQAASGVKLLWGTANLFSNPRYMNGAATNPEFPILARAGAQLKSAIDATIALGGENYVFWGGREGYMSLLNTDMKREREHFARFLTIARDYARAQGFKGKFFIEPKPCEPTKHQYDYDSATVIGFLREFGLLGDFQLNIEVNHATLAGHTFPHELQVAADAGVLGSIDANRGDPQNGWDTDQFPIDPVELTEAMSIILQAGGFKDGGINFDAKIRRNSTDIEDLFIAHIAGMDAFARAAIAAEKLLNESPLPAMKKQRYATFDTGAGRDYEQGKLSLADLHRIAREQGEVAPRSGKQELCESILLRYI
- a CDS encoding helix-turn-helix domain-containing protein translates to MALLAKGVDYFGEGGFPVTVRRVATLAAGAPAHPHDVTEIEHWHDFCELVIVVGGRGRHLLEGGAFHVSTGDVFVVQGEQVHCFRERDGLVLLNVMYDPTRIPLPTGLLRRLPGYSALFMLEPAFRKAHRFSSRLRLSRSELARAEALVERMEAECGNVTEGKQNVRDGHEAVLLALLVELMVFLSRHYGASGSTESRALLRVGELVSLLEQRYHEPWTLEQLAARAGLSRTNLLLTFRRATGQSPIDFIIGLRVAAARRLLRQTTLDITDIALECGYADSNYFARQFHQVQGLTPSAYRRQERSSR